One genomic region from Arthrobacter sp. FB24 encodes:
- a CDS encoding ABC transporter substrate-binding protein produces the protein MKETNPSILGRRAFGGLAAGVGLALALSACGGGSDPLGSAPATGGSGSGSALVIGSADFPESQIIAEIYAGALNAAGVTASTKPNIGSREVYFKAVQDGSVDVIPDYSGNLLLHVNKEATEVSAEDIYKALPAKLPEGLAVLEASKAEDKDAMVVTKATAEKYQLKSIEDLAKVCSELVVGAPATFAERAYGLPGLKKNYSCEPKKLEPFSDGGGPITVKALLEDKVQVADIYTTTPAIADNDLVVLDDPKNNFIAQQVLPLYNKAKMTDKAKEALNSVSKILTTEDLINLNRAVSGTQKQNPKDAAAAWLKDKGLVK, from the coding sequence ATGAAGGAAACCAACCCTAGTATCCTGGGCCGCCGCGCTTTCGGCGGCCTGGCCGCCGGCGTCGGGCTGGCCCTGGCCCTGTCCGCGTGCGGCGGCGGTTCTGATCCGCTCGGAAGCGCTCCGGCCACGGGCGGTTCCGGCTCGGGTTCAGCGCTGGTGATCGGATCTGCTGACTTCCCCGAGAGCCAGATCATTGCTGAAATCTATGCCGGTGCCCTGAACGCGGCCGGCGTGACCGCAAGCACCAAGCCAAACATCGGCTCGCGCGAGGTGTACTTCAAGGCTGTCCAGGACGGCTCCGTGGACGTTATTCCCGACTACAGCGGTAACCTGCTGCTGCATGTGAACAAGGAAGCCACCGAGGTTTCGGCGGAGGACATTTACAAGGCGCTCCCGGCCAAGCTCCCGGAGGGACTGGCCGTCCTGGAAGCGTCCAAGGCCGAGGACAAGGACGCCATGGTGGTGACCAAGGCTACGGCGGAGAAGTACCAGCTCAAATCGATCGAAGACCTCGCGAAGGTCTGCAGCGAGCTTGTCGTAGGAGCTCCGGCCACCTTCGCAGAGCGCGCCTATGGCCTGCCGGGATTGAAGAAGAACTATAGCTGCGAACCCAAGAAGCTGGAACCGTTCAGCGACGGCGGCGGCCCGATCACCGTCAAGGCGCTGCTCGAGGACAAGGTGCAGGTCGCTGACATCTACACCACCACGCCGGCCATTGCCGACAACGACCTGGTGGTCCTGGATGACCCCAAGAACAACTTCATCGCCCAGCAGGTCCTGCCGCTGTACAACAAGGCCAAGATGACTGACAAGGCCAAGGAAGCGCTCAATTCCGTTTCCAAGATCCTCACCACGGAGGACCTGATCAACCTCAACCGCGCAGTCAGCGGCACGCAGAAGCAGAATCCGAAGGACGCAGCGGCGGCCTGGCTCAAGGACAAGGGCCTGGTTAAGTAG
- a CDS encoding ABC transporter permease has translation MSNVFTDTFAWLGDPLHWAGSSGIPARLAEHLQYTGLVMLIATAIAVPIGLYVGHTGRGRVAVVALAGALRALPTLGLLTLFVLLAGIGLMPPIWALVILTVPPLLAGTYAGIASVDRNVVDAARAMGMTELQVLFRAEFPNALTVMFGGFRTGVLQVIATVSVVAYINLGGLGRYLFDGLVLSDFPQMLGGSLLIAALAITVDLLLAVFQRLFLFRGASAMPGRSQQAPVDLTGPVPAEPVVQGGTS, from the coding sequence ATGAGCAACGTTTTCACGGACACCTTCGCCTGGCTGGGCGACCCCCTGCACTGGGCAGGAAGCTCAGGCATTCCGGCAAGGCTGGCTGAGCACCTGCAGTACACGGGACTGGTGATGCTGATTGCCACCGCCATAGCCGTCCCCATCGGCCTCTATGTCGGCCACACCGGGCGCGGCCGGGTGGCGGTGGTTGCCTTGGCCGGCGCTCTGCGGGCATTGCCCACCCTGGGCCTGCTGACCCTTTTCGTGCTCCTGGCCGGCATCGGCCTGATGCCTCCTATCTGGGCCCTAGTGATCCTCACGGTCCCCCCGCTGCTCGCGGGCACCTACGCCGGGATTGCCAGTGTGGACCGGAACGTCGTGGACGCAGCCCGGGCCATGGGCATGACCGAACTGCAGGTGCTGTTCCGGGCGGAATTTCCCAACGCACTGACGGTGATGTTCGGCGGATTCAGGACCGGTGTGCTCCAGGTGATCGCCACCGTCTCAGTGGTGGCCTACATCAACCTCGGGGGACTGGGCCGGTATCTCTTTGACGGACTGGTGTTGTCTGATTTTCCGCAGATGCTGGGCGGCTCGCTGCTGATAGCAGCGCTGGCCATCACCGTCGATCTGCTGCTCGCTGTTTTCCAGAGGCTGTTCCTGTTCCGGGGAGCCTCTGCCATGCCAGGCCGGAGCCAGCAGGCCCCGGTTGATCTCACAGGCCCCGTGCCCGCGGAGCCTGTTGTTCAAGGAGGTACATCATGA
- a CDS encoding ABC transporter permease — MEWFLANSGRVFELAGQHLVLAIVPMVLGLALSIPLAQFARRNRTLRSVVVTATSLLYTVPSLALFIILPSILGTRVLDPVNVIVALTIYAVALLVRAALDAFDSVDEDLRQAAVAMGFKPGARFLQIDLPLSLPVLFAGLRVVSVSNISLVSVAALLGIGNLGMLFTSGLQRGFITEVVVGIIAILVLALLMDALLVLLERLLTPWTRAAGRTDKAALPSAAERLSDVRAGGAAA; from the coding sequence ATGGAATGGTTCCTGGCCAACAGCGGACGGGTGTTCGAGCTCGCCGGCCAGCACCTCGTGCTTGCCATCGTGCCCATGGTCCTTGGCCTGGCGCTCTCGATTCCGCTGGCCCAGTTCGCCCGGCGAAACAGGACGCTGCGCTCCGTGGTGGTCACGGCCACGTCCCTGCTCTACACGGTCCCGTCCCTTGCCCTGTTCATCATTCTGCCGTCAATCCTGGGGACCAGGGTCCTTGACCCTGTCAACGTGATCGTGGCCCTCACCATCTATGCCGTGGCGCTGCTGGTGCGCGCCGCGCTCGACGCCTTCGATTCCGTGGACGAAGATCTCCGGCAGGCCGCCGTCGCCATGGGGTTCAAGCCGGGCGCGCGCTTCCTCCAGATCGATCTCCCGCTCTCCCTGCCGGTGCTGTTCGCCGGGCTGCGGGTGGTGTCCGTCAGCAACATCTCCCTGGTGAGCGTGGCGGCCCTCCTGGGAATCGGCAACCTCGGCATGCTCTTCACCTCGGGCCTCCAACGGGGCTTCATTACCGAAGTCGTGGTTGGGATCATTGCCATCCTGGTGCTGGCACTTTTGATGGATGCGCTCCTTGTGCTCCTGGAACGGCTGCTGACGCCGTGGACGAGGGCCGCCGGCAGAACGGACAAGGCTGCCCTCCCTTCGGCGGCCGAGCGGCTGTCCGACGTCCGGGCGGGAGGTGCGGCGGCATGA
- a CDS encoding ABC transporter ATP-binding protein: MAEAMIEFQSVTKQYQSGQPAVDNLTMSIDKGSITVFVGPSGCGKTTSLRMINRMVEPTSGTITVDGKDVTLVPAAQLRRSMGYVMQSSGLMPHRSVLDNIATVPRLNGVPKAEARRRAEELLDVVGLASVLGSRYPSQLSGGQQQRVGVARALAADPPVLLMDEPFSAVDPVVRDELQQELLRLQRDLAKTIVFVTHDIDEATVLGDKVAVFATGGKLAQYATPEEILRAPANDFVASFVGKDRGFRHLAFSPSDAVTLHDVPTVSRRELEAGAAGLGGDWLLVLDAESRPLGWTSPGAGSVLIPGGSLFRKGDTLRRALDAALSSPSGLGVAVDADGRLAGVLKADEVLAVIESARLVRQGAL, translated from the coding sequence ATGGCTGAAGCCATGATCGAATTCCAGAGCGTCACCAAGCAGTACCAGAGCGGGCAGCCGGCCGTGGACAACCTCACCATGTCCATTGACAAGGGCTCAATCACGGTCTTCGTCGGGCCCTCAGGCTGCGGCAAGACCACCTCCCTGCGGATGATCAACCGCATGGTGGAGCCCACCTCCGGCACCATCACCGTGGACGGTAAAGACGTCACCTTAGTGCCCGCCGCGCAGCTGAGGCGGTCCATGGGCTATGTCATGCAGTCCTCCGGGCTCATGCCGCACCGCTCGGTTCTGGATAACATCGCCACGGTCCCGCGGTTGAATGGCGTCCCCAAGGCCGAGGCTCGCAGGCGCGCCGAAGAACTGCTCGACGTCGTCGGGCTGGCGTCGGTGCTCGGCAGTCGCTACCCCTCACAGCTGTCCGGCGGACAGCAGCAGCGGGTCGGAGTGGCGAGGGCGCTGGCGGCTGACCCGCCCGTGCTGCTAATGGACGAACCGTTCAGCGCGGTGGACCCAGTGGTGCGGGACGAACTGCAGCAGGAGCTCCTGCGGCTGCAGCGCGACCTCGCCAAAACCATCGTTTTCGTCACCCATGACATTGACGAAGCCACCGTGCTTGGGGACAAGGTTGCTGTTTTCGCCACCGGAGGAAAACTGGCTCAGTATGCCACCCCTGAGGAGATCCTCAGGGCTCCGGCCAACGACTTTGTGGCCTCGTTCGTGGGCAAGGACCGCGGGTTCCGTCACCTGGCGTTCAGCCCCTCCGACGCCGTCACCCTCCATGACGTTCCGACGGTCAGCCGCAGGGAACTGGAGGCCGGTGCTGCCGGATTGGGCGGCGACTGGCTGCTGGTACTGGATGCGGAGTCCCGCCCGCTCGGCTGGACAAGCCCCGGTGCCGGCTCCGTGCTGATACCCGGCGGTTCGCTTTTCCGGAAGGGGGACACGCTCCGGCGCGCCCTTGACGCAGCGTTGTCCTCACCCTCGGGTTTGGGCGTCGCCGTGGACGCGGACGGCAGGCTCGCCGGAGTCCTTAAGGCGGACGAGGTGCTCGCTGTCATCGAATCGGCCCGGCTGGTCCGGCAGGGTGCCCTCTGA
- the rsgA gene encoding ribosome small subunit-dependent GTPase A — protein sequence MLTAKDSTPTHSVSTLAGPVHYGFTARTAALFDAHPAPGGESPGRVVRVDRNRVLVAGAAELLHLPYPAHGEIPATGDWVWLGSNTAGEPAVIAVLPRQSALSRKRAFEASSEAQVLGANVDVVGVVVPVDRPLTHNRLERTLVAAWDSGATPLVIVTKADLADIADDVVGKVILQAAGVAVVTTSAEQGDGLDELLGHVPAGGTLVLLGPSGAGKSTLINALAGHHAQDVGPVRSGDGKGRHTTTSRELVPLPGGAVLMDTPGVRGFALFDADDGMGEMFGDLEELFGRCRFADCAHDREPGCAVQAALADGTLEIRRWESYLKLQRELAALNRRHDAAARRAYQREWHQKVVVAGKSQRAAERYGHEKGADRAGGEGKRGKRKRS from the coding sequence CTGCTGACCGCAAAAGATTCAACACCCACCCACTCAGTTTCAACGCTGGCCGGTCCCGTGCATTACGGTTTCACAGCTCGGACGGCAGCACTTTTCGACGCCCATCCCGCCCCCGGCGGGGAGAGCCCCGGACGGGTGGTCCGCGTTGACCGGAACCGGGTCCTTGTTGCCGGGGCTGCGGAGCTCCTGCACCTGCCCTACCCGGCCCACGGCGAGATCCCTGCCACCGGCGACTGGGTGTGGCTCGGCTCCAACACGGCGGGGGAGCCGGCCGTCATCGCTGTGCTGCCGCGTCAGTCGGCGCTGAGCCGCAAGCGCGCCTTCGAAGCGTCGTCGGAGGCCCAGGTCCTGGGCGCCAACGTCGATGTGGTGGGAGTCGTGGTCCCGGTGGACCGGCCGCTCACCCACAACCGGCTGGAGCGGACGCTGGTGGCGGCCTGGGACTCGGGGGCCACCCCGCTGGTGATTGTCACCAAAGCGGACCTTGCCGACATCGCGGACGACGTCGTCGGAAAGGTCATCCTGCAGGCCGCCGGCGTAGCTGTGGTCACCACCTCGGCGGAACAGGGCGACGGCCTCGACGAACTGCTCGGACACGTGCCCGCCGGCGGGACGCTGGTTCTCCTGGGGCCCTCCGGCGCCGGGAAGTCCACGCTGATCAACGCCCTCGCCGGGCACCACGCGCAGGACGTTGGGCCCGTCCGGTCCGGCGACGGCAAAGGCAGGCACACCACCACCTCCCGCGAACTTGTGCCGCTGCCCGGGGGAGCTGTGCTCATGGACACCCCCGGCGTGCGCGGCTTCGCGCTTTTCGACGCCGACGACGGAATGGGGGAGATGTTCGGTGACCTCGAGGAGCTGTTCGGCCGGTGCCGCTTCGCCGACTGCGCTCATGATCGGGAGCCCGGCTGTGCTGTCCAGGCAGCGCTCGCCGACGGGACGCTGGAGATCCGCCGATGGGAGAGCTACCTCAAACTCCAACGCGAACTGGCGGCGCTCAACCGCCGGCACGACGCGGCAGCCCGGCGGGCGTACCAGCGGGAATGGCACCAGAAGGTGGTAGTTGCCGGCAAGAGCCAACGGGCGGCCGAGCGCTACGGGCACGAAAAGGGCGCAGACCGCGCCGGCGGCGAGGGAAAACGGGGTAAACGGAAGCGCAGCTGA